Proteins from a genomic interval of Vicinamibacteria bacterium:
- a CDS encoding cyclic nucleotide-binding domain-containing protein yields MPELTRIQAVVFLQSCDLFSYCRADEILRIAAIAQERQLRAGEKVYARTGPADFLYCLVHGAVGVSGPAGESRTIGPLQTFGVREILCGRLRGEDAVAQTDSLVLAIEAEELFDLLSNNIEIVKALFRHLLSDRRVETTVPVE; encoded by the coding sequence TTGCCCGAACTGACGAGAATCCAAGCGGTCGTCTTTCTCCAGAGCTGCGATCTGTTTTCCTATTGCCGGGCGGATGAGATCTTGCGGATCGCGGCGATTGCTCAAGAGCGCCAGCTCCGCGCCGGCGAAAAAGTCTATGCGCGAACTGGCCCCGCCGATTTTCTCTACTGCCTCGTACACGGCGCGGTGGGCGTTTCCGGGCCGGCAGGCGAATCACGTACTATTGGGCCGCTCCAGACGTTCGGTGTGCGCGAGATCCTGTGCGGCCGTCTCCGAGGCGAGGACGCCGTCGCCCAGACCGATTCCCTCGTGCTCGCGATCGAGGCCGAGGAGCTCTTCGACCTTCTGTCCAACAATATCGAGATCGTGAAGGCGCTCTTTCGGCATCTGCTCTCGGACCGCAGAGTGGAAACAACGGTTCCGGTGGAATGA